A window from Malania oleifera isolate guangnan ecotype guangnan chromosome 7, ASM2987363v1, whole genome shotgun sequence encodes these proteins:
- the LOC131159807 gene encoding UPF0481 protein At3g47200-like, with translation MAEIQDLESMEEGMLNGDHSGPSVVAAAAAAAGGIIENNANVLDKCLIGSVIDQGRNHSDAQRQEPQMQKVSQRMRQRKDNDRFFDPAVVSIGPYHHGKEELKAAEDLKPRVAFELTRRRPEDFYKKISEKISEVLAEAKSCYLEDSINNYDDDAFLKMMFLDGCFILHFWEHPSLFYRHLGRKSASALFTDIILLENQLPFVVLQAFMDLMYPEDGGEGLINSRLNFYLGFAKRRATWRGNEGDKFLHLLQILRSKLIFDIKSNSDQTRSPKDGGKKEFRLRQHFFRSAIEIKRKGIHCKPSNTNFVTDISFVSHFLYAELKLPQITIGPYAKHVFFNIIAYETAPNTPTKLEVSTYIFFMDCLIDGVEDVRELRSQKLIRHYQSSDEEVVKMFIDTGAETMWNLYLLEEVINKIQNHYDKQINTWVAQVVHDHFSTPWSVVAFLVAIFVIVLTIVQTYFAIYPRS, from the exons ATGGCAGAAATTCAGGATTTGGAGTCCATGGAGGAGGGAATGCTAAATGGAGATCACTCTGGTCCCTCTGTGGTGGCAGCTGCAGCTGCAGCCGCAGGCGGCATCATCGAAAATAATGCTAATGTCTTGGATAAGTGTTTAATTGGGTCCGTAATCGACCAAGGCCGCAACCACAGTGATGCTCAGCGGCAGGAGCCCCAAATGCAAAAGGTCTCTCAGCGGATGCGGCAGAGAAAGGATAACGACAGGTTCTTCGACCCTGCTGTGGTTTCCATTGGCCCTTACCACCACGGCAAAGAAGAGCTGAAAGCAGCAGAAGACCTTAAGCCCAGAGTGGCTTTCGAGTTGACCCGGCGTCGCCCTGAGGATTTCTACAAGAAGATCTCAGAGAAGATCTCAGAGGTCTTAGCGGAGGCAAAGAGTTGCTACCTTGAGGATTCAATCAACAACTACGACGACGATGCGTTCTTGAAGATGATGTTCCTCGATGGTTGTTTCATTTTGCATTTTTGGGAGCATCCTTCTTTGTTCTATAGACATTTGGGTCGTAAGAGTGCATCTGCACTGTTCACTGACATTATTTTACTGGAGAACCAGCTCCCTTTTGTAGTTCTCCAAGCTTTCATGGACTTGATGTACCCAGAAGATGGAGGAGAAGGTCTCATTAATTCCAGACTCAATTTTTATTTGGGATTTGCCAAAAGAAGAGCGACATGGCGGGGAAATGAAG GTGACAAGTTCCTGCATCTCCTACAAATCTTGCGATCGAAATTGATTTTTGATATAAAAAGCAATAGTGATCAAACTAGAAGTCCCAAAGACGGGGGCAAAAAAGAATTTCGTCTACGGCAACACTTCTTTCGTTCCGCAATTGAGATAAAAAGAAAAGGGATCCATTGCAAACCTAGCAATACAAATTTCGTGACAGATATTAGTTTTGTTTCTCACTTCCTTTATGCAGAGCTAAAGCTCCCACAAATAACTATTGGTCCATATGCCAAGCATGTCTTTTTTAACATCATCGCCTATGAAACAGCCCCGAACACGCCTACTAAGCTCGAAGTTTCAACCTACATATTTTTCATGGATTGTTTGATCGATGGAGTCGAAGATGTAAGAGAGTTGCGATCCCAAAAATTGATCCGCCACTACCAAAGCAGCGACGAAGAGGTGGTAAAAATGTTCATTGATACGGGAGCAGAGACGATGTGGAATTTGTATTTGCTGGAAGAAGTCATTAATAAAATTCAGAATCACTATGACAAACAGATTAATACATGGGTTGCTCAAGTAGTACACGACCATTTCAGTACCCCATGGAGTGTGGTTGCCTTCTTGGTCGCTATTTTTGTTATTGTTTTGACTATTGTCCAAACCTATTTTGCAATTTATCCTCGTTCTTAA